One segment of Pelecanus crispus isolate bPelCri1 chromosome 2, bPelCri1.pri, whole genome shotgun sequence DNA contains the following:
- the LOC142597283 gene encoding feather keratin 2-like, translated as MACYDLCNPCGPTPLANSCNEPCVRQCEDSRVVIQPSTVVVTLPGPILSSFPQNTAVGSSTSAAVGSALSAQGVPISGGFGYGYGFGGLGCFGARRACYPC; from the coding sequence atggcctgctacgacctctgcaacccctgcggacccaccccgctggctaacagctgcaacgagccctgcgtcAGGCAGTGCGAGGACTCCCGCGTCGTCATCCAGCCTTCCACCGTGGTGGTCACCCTGCCAgggcccatcctcagctccttcccccagaacaccgccgtcggatcctccacatcggctgccgtgggcagcgctctcagcgcccagggagtgcccatctccggcGGCTTCGGCTACGGCTACGGCTTcggaggcctgggctgcttcggcgccagaagagcctgctacccctgctaa